TCCTTTGTCTTCCTTTTGTGAGCGTATAATCGTTCTAGTGGATCGGTCTCTGACTAGTTTTTGAGGGCATTTTTCAAAGCGTTGTGGGTAACTGTTAGGGTCCATTCTTGAAGCAGGCAGATGGCAAACACATCCTCATCACCCCGCCACAAAAGAGCAAGAGTAAAGCTGGAAAACGTTGCTCTCTCTCTGTGCTCCCTCTGAGCACTCCGCCTCCTTGATCATCTCATCTATCTGCCTCTCTGCTGGAGCATCCATGAACTCTTTGGTTAAAACAATGGCACGAGCTGCATCTCATGCACCATATTTCACAAACCATGCCTCCGGTTAGATGGTTGCTCTTTTGGGCATCCTCCCTACATGCACCTTCTTTATATTTTGTCGCCTCACATGACAACCTCAGCAAAAACCTCCGACTGACTTTCAGCTCCAGTTCATTCAGAGTCTTCTTTTGCATCAGACTCAATGTGTCACCGTCTTCTACACAATTATATCCTGTCATCCTCCAACGTCATCTCCTGGAAGATCTAAACTTCTTTGAGTAAAGGTGACTCATAACAATAGTCTTCATCCATTACCAGAATAGAACATGCACAGCAATCTAGCAGGACTGTTTGACATAACCAGTGTGTGGGCTGTAATAATTAAGCCAGTTAAGAGAAGCTACAAGAAAGCATAGAGAAGGGATCTTACATAGTTTCATCGTTCTGGAACTCCAGCTTCCCCGACACGTCTTCGTAGTCCTCCCCGGCTTTGGCCGTGCCTTCCACAGTGTGGTACGGCACGGCCACCTTCCCCCTCGCCCCGGATGTCCGGTGAACCTTAACCTGCATGTTGCCCACGCTCTCGCTGACCCTCATGGACTTGCTCTCAAAGGTGAATATGCCGGCGTGGTCGTCGTCGTAGATTGTCACCGTGGCGACAGGGTCTTTCCCCAGGGCTGCTTTTGGAGGGATGTGGGAGGAGATGCCCACCATGCTGTTGCTGGAGGTGATGGAGCTTGGCTCCAGGATGGACACCTCGGCTCGGTGAACGATGCGCGGGTTGCTCAGGCGGACGTAGAAATGCTCGTCTTCTTCGAAAATGTCATCGTCGATGACGCCCACCGTGAACTCTTTGGTGGTTTCACCTGGCTTGAAGACCAGAGTGCCCTCAGCAAACTCATAATCGGAGCCGGCGTTGGCAGTTCCATCCTCCGTCCGGTAATCCACCTGTGTGGCACAGGGAGTCAAACTTCATCAAATATTCAGTGTGGAGTCATGATAAAATGCAGAACTGTTAATATTTTATGCTTAAAACGCTTTAAAGTTTATTATAAATTCAACCTCACAGTTTTATGACTTATTCTCTCACCTTAACAGTGCAGCCACTTTCTCCTCCATGCCGGCTCACTGAAAGCTTCAATGAGCCACAGTTCTCGAAGCACTGATAGTGAGAGGGGTCAAACTGCAGGTAGATGGTATTGGGATCCTCCTCCTGGCCGCTGGCTTCATGACAGCTCACCACCTTCCTGGCCTGGTCAGCAGCATGCTTCTTCAGGATATTTCCGGCCCCGATCATCATGCGTGTGGCCTGAATGCGATAGAAGGCGCGACTCTTCTGCTGCTGGACCAGCACCTGGTAGTTGGCCATCTCAATCAGCTGTTCCATGTCTTTCTCCggatgtttctgttttaactctttCAAGGTGCGAGCCATGTCCCGACGGGCCTCTTCCTCTTGGTCCTGCTCTGGGCTCATCCCTCCACCTTCCTCCACCCCTTCCAACATCCCATCCAGAGCCTCTTTGGGGTGAACATGGGAGTTTGCACCCTCCCCATCCATCTCCAAGTCCATCTTAGTGAACATGGCGTCTCCTTCTGATTCGATGATGATGCCACGGGTTTTGTCAGCACGATACCTCTTGTTGACATACTTGTAGAAGAGCAGGCGGCGATCTGCGATCCAAGCTTGCACCACACAGAGGGGGAAGAAGAGGAAGGTGAGGACTGCCTCCCAAACTTCCACCTCTCCAGGGGAGAACACAGACAGGATGAGGTACAGCCAGATGTAGGCAAATATGCTCCAGGCGGCAGTGACAAAAAACACCCGCAGGTGCTTTATCTTACGAGTTTCACTTTCTGGCACCACGTAGACACAGATAGCAATTATGATGAACATGTTGAAAGCAGCGCTGCCCACAATTGTGCTGGGCCCCAGAGCTCCAGCTTCGAAGTTGTGACCCACCACTTCAATGACAGAGAGGAGGATCTCTGGTGCCGATGAGCCCAGAGCCATCAGGGTCAGGTTGGACACAGTCTCGTTCCAGATTCTCACAGTTGTGGTTGTCGTCTCACCATTTGGCTTCTTGATGGTGATCTCCTTTTCCTGAGAAGTGATGACTTCAATCGATGACATGAAACGATCCGCGATGATGGACATGCCCAGGAACATGTATATTAGAGCTGCAAAGTAAACAATGGCACGCGCCACCTTATCACCCACAGCGGGATTCTGGGGGTTCCACATTGGCAGCACCACACCGTCGGAACAGTTATCCTCACTTGAACAGTTGCTCGGGGCGCTGCTGTTGCCTTCATGTGTGCTGCCGGCGTGGGAAAATCTAGTTGCTCCCGGGAGAAGGATCAGCAAAAGGGAGATGAGCAAATAAGGGTTGACAGGTTGAGGGTATTTTAAGATGCGCTTGAGCGGAATCATGGCTGAGTGACGATGTAGGGTCTGGAGATTAAACTGTGTTGCATTTGAAGGGTCACCTctgaaaaacaggagaaaaagaagATCAGGTGTTGCCTTCCCTACAAAAACATTAGGGAAACAGAGGTTAATACCACAAACAAGCAAAGAGTCATGCTGTTATACATGCAAATGATGTGGGATCTGAGGGTTCGGTCGATTTGAGTTTGTGGAGCCAGAAATATTGGCACCTACGTATGGTTGAGTCACAGCCGTTGAGCAATGTGGTTCAACTCCCACACATGTGGTCATTGTGTGCTGCGCAGCGCTAAAAATGTTACCTCTGCACCTGTGGAATAGAGGGAGGACTCCACTAATAATAATgatttcgggggggggggcaaatttAACATGTTcccaaaaaaactacaattctcACTTCTAAAATGCtgtaaaaacttttgttttggcaCTCCGAATGAGGCCCAACAACGGACAACTTAAATGAATTCCTCCTCAAGCTTTGCTGGCTGCAAACAATCCAGACTCCAACAGGTAATAAATCCAAAAACTTAGTTGTTGAAATTGCAGGACAATCCACATCTGACAAAAGGCGTTGTGTAAACAGCAGGGAAGACGTGATAATGCTCCATGTCCAGCTCTCATTGacatgcagcagagcagagctacATCTGACCTGCAGAAATGAGACAGAACGCTTTTTGCTGCTGCGTTGTTTCAGTGGCATTAAAGTCCAACAGATGAAGGAATCAACTTTTTGTGTTCTCATGAATAAATGATTAAGGAAGAAATTTGCTCGACAGCCTATCAGGCGACAACAtcagcaccacggacagcgACACAAGCAGCCCAACAGAAATATATGACCCACTCCAGGGTATAGATAGATGCTGCTGCAAATTGCACGGCAGTTGGCTATaaagtgagaaaaataaaacccaagcaCTGTCATTTGGCACACAGCCCTGTACAAATGTGTGAGTGGGtgatgtttctatggcaaaaGTGGGCTCTCCAAGTGGTGGAAAAGCAGGAACGAAACATCTCCTTTGCTGTCCAACACTTGGTGAAATCACCAGGCAGCAGCAGACATTTGAACCACGTTTGCTTCCTTTAAGTATAATCAAATTCTCCACAGTTTGTTCTTTCATAATGTCGACCTTAAGTCTACAAGCTTAAGACACCTCTCAAAACACAACCTCTAAGCAGAAATTCGGCTGACCTACATTATGGGATAATGATATAGTTATAAAGCATGTTCCTGTTTGCTGAGCAGAGGTCGAAGGTTAACAATAAACACTTGTCTCCCCATAAAAGAGGCCAGTAAATGAAATTTCATTAAGGATCTAAAAAACAATGTGATGTTTGTTGTTCATGAAAATGGGACGTTTTGAATTTTTGCAGTCAAGATATTAGATAGATATTATCTCCAAAAATTACATATAAtactctatttttttatattgtaaacCATAATTACTCACCtgtgtgcagctgtgtgtgAGTCAGCCCGGTGTGGATGTTGTGACCTCAGGAGAGTAACTGAACTCTCACATTGCTCTGTGGGAAAATGGTTATCACTAATTACCCATGCATACGCAGAATGTAGTTTTAACAACTTATTCATATGTTTTTGAATCAATCCACAGAACATTTAGCATCGGGGCTTAAAACGTGAATCAGACAAATAATAAGGCTTCAGAAACTCGTTTAAAGATGCTGGTTCCTGGATTTGGTGCGTTCGGTGCGCACACCGATCTCAGATACTCACAGAAAGCCCGGAGTCTCAGCTGGATGGTGGTCACAGCGTGCCCCCCTTGCACCAGATTAACAGAGGAAGACACCCCCTGTGCCATCCACACAGCAGGCTGGCGCCGTGCTCCCTGCTTGTTGCGCGAAATGACACGTATGTTTTCTGACCGCCAATAACAAACTCAGTCCGGTCACTTATCCTGACTGGACCTCCTCTGTGGGATCAGCGCGACGCCTCTCCTCAAAGCAGGGCAGGTTTTCCCCCAAAGCCTCAAAGCCTCACAGCTCCAGATCCGTGCAGCTGTGGTgcgtaaaataataaaataattggcTGTCTCTATCTTGATTCGACCCGCTCGAATCAGCCACAAATTCCTCACAtctataaatcaataaaattacTGAAGGTGCTCCTTTAGtgccagaaaagaaaaagctgagcACAGA
The DNA window shown above is from Oryzias latipes chromosome 14, ASM223467v1 and carries:
- the LOC101166574 gene encoding sodium/calcium exchanger 1, translated to MIPLKRILKYPQPVNPYLLISLLLILLPGATRFSHAGSTHEGNSSAPSNCSSEDNCSDGVVLPMWNPQNPAVGDKVARAIVYFAALIYMFLGMSIIADRFMSSIEVITSQEKEITIKKPNGETTTTTVRIWNETVSNLTLMALGSSAPEILLSVIEVVGHNFEAGALGPSTIVGSAAFNMFIIIAICVYVVPESETRKIKHLRVFFVTAAWSIFAYIWLYLILSVFSPGEVEVWEAVLTFLFFPLCVVQAWIADRRLLFYKYVNKRYRADKTRGIIIESEGDAMFTKMDLEMDGEGANSHVHPKEALDGMLEGVEEGGGMSPEQDQEEEARRDMARTLKELKQKHPEKDMEQLIEMANYQVLVQQQKSRAFYRIQATRMMIGAGNILKKHAADQARKVVSCHEASGQEEDPNTIYLQFDPSHYQCFENCGSLKLSVSRHGGESGCTVKVDYRTEDGTANAGSDYEFAEGTLVFKPGETTKEFTVGVIDDDIFEEDEHFYVRLSNPRIVHRAEVSILEPSSITSSNSMVGISSHIPPKAALGKDPVATVTIYDDDHAGIFTFESKSMRVSESVGNMQVKVHRTSGARGKVAVPYHTVEGTAKAGEDYEDVSGKLEFQNDETMKLLNVKIIDDEEYEKNKIFTVVLEEPILLEVGQRHGDTNDNKTAVGPEDVSKMGCPILGEHTKLEVVIEESYEFKSTVDKLIKKTNLALVVGSSSWREQFVSAVTVSAGDDDEEESGEERLPSCFDYIMHFLTVFWKVLFAFVPPTEYWNGWACFFVSISLIGALTAVTGDLASHFGCTVGLKDSVTAVVFVALGTSIPDTFASKVAAIQDQYADASIGNVTGSNAVNVFLGIGVAWTIAAIYWHTKGKAFKVNPGSLAFSVTLFTIMALVCVMVLLYRRRSSVSGGELGGPRTAKLLTFFLFLSLWFIYILLASLEAYCHVPGF